A window from Drosophila kikkawai strain 14028-0561.14 chromosome 2L, DkikHiC1v2, whole genome shotgun sequence encodes these proteins:
- the t-cup gene encoding uncharacterized protein t-cup, producing MDEELIDFKTLISSVLILSLLAFGYFYAIYCRWSKRKDPVSPSLPTPNQLPELKDIKLTLDELMEYDGTRQDGRILVALKGLIYDVSSDVLQFGLGGTLGHVAGNDFTHYLRRIMNVHHTEINYVDRWESVLETNYKRVGVLIEDSDNSQVQEYPEKSYESENPLKETDAMNQKPAKDNNMEQLLGSAMDESEIPIQDT from the coding sequence ATGGATGAAGAATTGATAGACTTTAAAACTCTTATCAGCTCTGTGTTGATCTTGAGTCTTTTGGCCTTTGGATATTTCTACGCCATTTACTGCCGATGGTCCAAGCGAAAGGATCCGGTTAGTCCTTCACTTCCAACGCCCAACCAGCTACCAGAGCTGAAGGATATCAAACTGACACTGGATGAGTTGATGGAATATGATGGAACCCGCCAAGATGGCAGGATATTAGTGGCCCTCAAGGGCCTAATTTACGATGTTTCCAGTGATGTTTTGCAGTTCGGTTTGGGTGGAACCCTTGGCCATGTGGCGGGCAATGACTTTACCCATTATCTCAGGCGCATTATGAATGTTCACCATACGGAAATCAACTATGTGGATCGTTGGGAATCGGTTCTAGAGACTAACTATAAGCGGGTCGGTGTATTAATTGAGGATAGTGACAATTCGCAAGTTCAGGAATATCCTGAAAAGTCTTATGAGAGCGAAAATCCTTTAAAGGAAACCGATGCAATGAACCAGAAACCTGCAAAAGATAATAATATGGAACAGTTGTTAGGTTCAGCCATGGATGAGAGTGAAATACCAATTCAGGACACTTGA